A single window of Nicotiana sylvestris chromosome 3, ASM39365v2, whole genome shotgun sequence DNA harbors:
- the LOC138887219 gene encoding uncharacterized protein has product MTIKDMYAGAKTRFRIVGGDSDHFPVKMGLHQGSALSLFLFALVLDALTHHIQREVPWCMLFIDDIVLIDESRVDVNDRLEVWRQDLESKGFKLSRAKTEYLECKFSSEPGEVDVDVRLESPLIPSRGSFKYLGSVIQGGEIDEDVKYRISVGWIKWRLASGALCYKRVPPLFKGKFYKVVVRSAIMYGAGCWPVKNSHIQKLKVAEMRMLRWMCGHTRMDKIRNDDIQEKVHVAPIDDKMGEARLRWFGHVQRRSLDVPVRRCEQLVVEGTRRGRGRPKKYWREVIRQDMARLQISEGMTLDREMWRSSIRVVG; this is encoded by the coding sequence ATgacgattaaggacatgtatgctGGGGCAAAGACTCGATTTAGGATAGTAGGAGGCGATTCTGACCATTTTCCGGTGAAAATGGGATTACACCAAGGTTCTGCCCTCAGTCTGTTTTTGTTCGCCTTGGTGCTGGACGCGTTAACACACCATATTCaaagggaggtgccatggtgcatgctatttatCGATGACATAGTTTTAATTGATGAGTCGCGAGTCGATGTTAACGATAgactggaggtttggagacaggatcttgagtctaagggtttcaagttgagcagggcgaagacggaatacctggaaTGTAAGTTTAGCTCTGAGCCGGGGGAAGTGgacgtggatgtgaggcttgaatcaccgctcatcccaagtagaggcagcttcaagtaccttgggtcggttatccagggGGGGGAGATTGATGAGGATGTTAAATATCGTATTAGTGTAGGATGGAtaaagtggaggttagcatctggagccTTGTGTTATAAGAGAGTGCCACCGTTattcaaaggtaagttctataaagtggTTGTTAGATCGGCCATAATGTATGGGGCTGGGTGTTGGCCTGtaaagaactcacatatccaaaagTTGAAAGTAGCGGaaatgaggatgctgaggtggatgtgcgggcacactagaatggataagattaggaatgatgatattcagGAGAAGGTGcatgtggctcccattgatgacaagatgggggaagcgagactcagatggttcgggcatgttcagaGGAGAAGCCTAGATGTGCCAGTTAGAAGATGTGAGCAGttggttgtggagggcacgagaagaggtagagggcgacctaagaaatattggagagaggtgatcaggcaggatatggcgaggcttcagatttccgagggcATGACACTAGATAGGGAGATGTGGAgatcgagtattagggttgtaggttag
- the LOC104218907 gene encoding arabinogalactan protein 14 produces MEAMKMKIFMVALVMVLVAMSGIQNVAAMEAPAPAPASDSSIFVPTIFASLVALAFGLFF; encoded by the coding sequence ATGGAGGCAATGAAAATGAAGATTTTCATGGTGGCTCTCGTTATGGTTTTGGTGGCAATGTCTGGTATCCAAAATGTGGCTGCAATGGAGGCCCCTGCACCTGCTCCTGCTTCTGATTCCTCCATTTTTGTACCCACCATTTTTGCTTCTCTTGTAGCTCTTGCCTTTGGTCTTTTCTTCTAA